Below is a genomic region from candidate division WOR-3 bacterium.
CGAGGTGTGTTCACGCTTGCAATGAGCTGACTCCTCTCCATTTTTTTATCATCCCTCCACCCGTTCTTTTGTCATTCTGAAGGAGTCTGCCTCAAGCAGACGACTGAAGAATCTCAATGACTAATGACTGATAAAGATTCTTCGTTTCACTCAGAATGACAGAGAAAGAAGGCAAACTCAGATGTTGTCCTGAGTGTAACGAAGGAATGACGGAGAAGAAGGGTCTTTAAATAAAAACGAAAAAAGTGGAGAGGAGTCAGTGCAATGAGCCCTTGACAAATTGGATATTATCACTATAATTGCACAGAATATCTTGAGATAAAGGAGGTGATGGCTGGAATAAATAATTGTGATAGGTTTTTCAATCTTTGACAGAAGATTGAAAGATGGGTTTGTTATAAAGAAAGGAGAGAAAAATGAAGAAGTTGTTATTGAGTGCTATTGCGATCGCCGCCCTCTTTATTATCGGTTGCGGCGGTGCTACCGTGTTCGACGGTCCTGAGATTACAAAGGTCGTAATGGATGCAACATCGGTTACCGTCACCTGGGCGGCGGATACGACAGTCGAGAATGACGGAGATTTCAGCGGTTATAATGTCTATGTCGCCACAGATTCCACAGAACTACTTGTTGAAGACGGCGAAGATTTGAACAAGGACAATGCCACCGTCATCACCGGCAACTCCTACACGATCGACGGTTTGAGCCAGGATACAGTCTACTACATCCAGGTGAGAACAGTCAATGTCGATGACAAGGTCGGCAGTTATAATGCCACGACACCTTTTGTCGAGGCGTCACCTCGTCCGGAATTCACGGTTACCGTAAAATTGGAGAGAAACAACTCTGCACCTGATGATTCCTGCGCGATCAAATTTTCCGACGGCACGATTATGGCTGACTCAGCAATGGCAAACGGCGGCGCCGACATGTGGGTTGATTTCTGGGGCACCGCGCCTGACGATACGACCGCATTCTCTTCACCGGATCATCATTCAACATACGGCACCAACTCACGCAACACCGATTTCGTCAATCTCGGTCAGTATGACTTTGATGATGTCAGTGAGGTGACCTCTGAACCTTCGGCGAACTATGTTGCCGTGAT
It encodes:
- a CDS encoding fibronectin type III domain-containing protein, translating into MKKLLLSAIAIAALFIIGCGGATVFDGPEITKVVMDATSVTVTWAADTTVENDGDFSGYNVYVATDSTELLVEDGEDLNKDNATVITGNSYTIDGLSQDTVYYIQVRTVNVDDKVGSYNATTPFVEASPRPEFTVTVKLERNNSAPDDSCAIKFSDGTIMADSAMANGGADMWVDFWGTAPDDTTAFSSPDHHSTYGTNSRNTDFVNLGQYDFDDVSEVTSEPSANYVAVIEGDLVIAKTQDGNYVKIHVDALDDTLNYTVTITYAYQNIANYPHFSE